TCGACTATAGTAGAATATAGTTAAAAAACTATAAATAAAGGAGAAGCTATGGAAAAGGGATTTTATTATGAAACTAAAATAGGAACAATAGGCCTTGTAGAAAATGGAGAAGCCATCACTTATGTATGCTTTGGGGAGAATCTTCCTAAAGATATAGAGATTTCTGAAACCCCTTTGTTAAAAAAAGCAAATGAACAATTACAAGAGTATTTAAACGGAAAAAGAAAAGTCTTCGATTTACCCCTTGAGCCAAAGGGAACGGCATTTCAACAAAAAGTCTGGGAGGTCCTTAGAGAAATTCCATATGGCACAACTTGCAGTTATAAAGATATAGCAGAAAAAATAGGAAATCCAAAAGCCTGTCGAGCAGTAGGTATGGCAAATAACAGAAACCCTATTTCTATATTTATTCCATGCCACAGAGTCATCGGTGCTAATGGTAAATTAGTTGGTTATGGCGGAGGACTGGACATAAAAGCAAAGCTTTTAGAAATAGAAAGACATCTCCATGGGAAATAAAAATTTAGATATCTTTTTAGAAGAAGGAAAAGATATTAAAAAAATGGTTAAACTAAAAATAACTTTTACGATTATATACAATCATGCACAATTGTAATATAATAAAAAATAGTTTAGTAGGTGAAAAAAGATTAAAATTGAACTGCTATGGTCAAAAAGAAGGATTCAAAAGGTACTAACATATTGAGGGGGAGACTCATGAAGGAAAAGCTTAGTTTTCATCAAAATTTATTGATCGGTTCGTTGTTATTTGGGCTATTTTTTGGGGCAGGTAATTTGATTTTCCCCGTGAAAATGGGACAGGATGCTGGAAGCAATACCTTATGGGCTACTATTGGCTTTTTGATTACAGGAGTAGGGTTACCGGTATTAGGGATTATTGCATCAGCCCTTTCTGAAAGCGAAAGTTTATTTGATATGGCAAAGCCTGTTCATGTTAAATATTCGATTTTCTTTACCTGTGCGTTATATTTAACCATCGGTCCGCTGTTTGCTATACCCCGTACGGCGACGGTTGCCTTTGAAGTAGGGATGAATCCCTTTATTCCAAAGGAACAATTAAGAATAGGGTTATTGATCTTTTCATTGATTTTCTTTGCCTTGACTCTTTATTTTTCCTTACGGCCGGGACGTATTTTAGATTGGGTAGGTAAGTATCTTACACCAATTTTCCTCATACTTTTATCGGTTTTACTTATTGCCACCTATGTAAAGCCAATGGGGCAGATCAGTCAGTATGCGCCTCAGGGAAATTATATGACGAAGGCTTTATTTACCGGTCTACTGGACGGATATAATACGATGGATGCCTTAGCTTCTTTAGCATTTGCGATTATTATTATATCGAATATAAGAAAGTTGGGCGTTAATAAATCTCAATTCATTGCCATTGAATCCTGTAAGTCGGGACTAGTTAGTGTTATTGGTATGGGTGTTATTTATGCGTCCTTAGCTTATATGGGAGCAACGAGCCTTGGAAGTGTGAGTCGTGCCGATAATGGAGGAGCCATTTTATCTTTGGTAAGTAATCATTATTTCGGATTTATTGGAAAAGTCTTATTGGCCGGAATTGTAGGGGTTGCATGTTTAAAAACAGCTATTGGCTTAATAACCTCTTGTTCTGAAATGTTTAGCGAAATGTTTCCAAACTCCATTTCTTATAGAAATTATGCGATCTTGTTTA
The genomic region above belongs to Defluviitalea saccharophila and contains:
- a CDS encoding methylated-DNA--[protein]-cysteine S-methyltransferase, with amino-acid sequence MEKGFYYETKIGTIGLVENGEAITYVCFGENLPKDIEISETPLLKKANEQLQEYLNGKRKVFDLPLEPKGTAFQQKVWEVLREIPYGTTCSYKDIAEKIGNPKACRAVGMANNRNPISIFIPCHRVIGANGKLVGYGGGLDIKAKLLEIERHLHGK
- the brnQ gene encoding branched-chain amino acid transport system II carrier protein, translated to MKEKLSFHQNLLIGSLLFGLFFGAGNLIFPVKMGQDAGSNTLWATIGFLITGVGLPVLGIIASALSESESLFDMAKPVHVKYSIFFTCALYLTIGPLFAIPRTATVAFEVGMNPFIPKEQLRIGLLIFSLIFFALTLYFSLRPGRILDWVGKYLTPIFLILLSVLLIATYVKPMGQISQYAPQGNYMTKALFTGLLDGYNTMDALASLAFAIIIISNIRKLGVNKSQFIAIESCKSGLVSVIGMGVIYASLAYMGATSLGSVSRADNGGAILSLVSNHYFGFIGKVLLAGIVGVACLKTAIGLITSCSEMFSEMFPNSISYRNYAILFTGFSFVIANFGLNNIIQLSIPVLMFLYPLAITLIILSLLAPFIHKQSDIYKWTTGLTIIAAFFDLCKALPEPLQGNAVIKSIINFAQGFLPGFDYGFGWVLPAVVGFIIGFIIWKNKKAAVA